The Polaribacter sp. MED152 region AACCACCATAAGATTTCCTGGGTAATCTAATAGAAAATTTTCTAAAACATTTAGCGTAACTACATCTAAATCATTAGTAGGTTCATCCAATATTAAAAAATTAGGATTTTGTATTAAAACAGCACATAAATACAAACGTTTTTGCTCACCTCCAGAAAGTTTTTCTACAAAGTCGTACTGTTTTTTCTTATCAAATAAGAAACGTTCTAATAATTGAGAAGCAGATATTTTTCTTCCTTTTGTTAACGGTATAAACTCACCAAACTCTTTTATAACTTCAATAACTTTTTGGCCTTCTTTAATGTTAATTCCAGATTGTGTGTAATAACCAAACTTTACAGTTTCACCAACTACCACTTTACCACCATCAACAGGGTTTTTCTGGGTAATTATATTTAAAAAAGAAGATTTTCCTGTCCCGTTTTTACCAATAATTCCAATTCGTTCTCCACGTTTAAAAACATAATCAAAACCATCTAGAATTACCTTATCTCCATAAGACTTTTTTAATTTATGAAGTTCAAGAATTTTACTTCCTAAACGTTCCATATTAATCTCTAATTGAACTTTATGATCTTTTCTACGTTGATGTGCTTTTTCTTTTATTTGATAAAAATCATCAATTCTAGACTTCGATTTTGTGGTTCTAGCTTTTGGCTGTTTACGCATCCAATCTAGCTCTTTTTTAAAGAGGTTTTTAGCCTTTTCTGTAGTAACCTTTTCAAGCTGAATGCGTTCTTCCTTCTTTTCTAAATAGTAAGAGTAGTTTCCTTTATACTTGTATATTTTACCATGGTCTAATTCTAAAATTTCATCACAAACACGTTCAAGAAAATACCTGTCATGTGTAACCATGAATAGTGTAATTTTTTCTTTCGCGAAAAAATCTTCTAACCACTCAATCATTTCTAAATCTAAGTGGTTTGTTGGCTCATCTAAAATTAATAAATCTGGTTTGCTTATTAAAACAATAGCTAAAGATAGGCGTTTTCTTTGTCCACCTGAAAGAGAAGAAATCTTCTGACTTAAATCTTCAAGTTTAAGTTTAGATAATATTTGTGTGTACTGCGTTTCAAAATCCCAAGCATTGAATTGATCCATTAAATCAAAAGCAGCTTGATAAGCTTCTGCATCATCAGGGTTTTTTAAAGCGCTTTCATATTGTTTTATTACAGAAAGTATTTTATTGTCTGTATCAAATATGGTTTCTTCAATAGTTAAATCAGGATTTAAATCGTCATTCTGAGCAAGGTAAGCAATAGAAATACCTTTTCTACTAACAATTTGCCCTGTATCAGAACTGTCTAAACCAGCTATAATATTTAAGATTGATGTTTTACCTGTTCCGTTTTTGGCAACAAATGCTATTTTTTGATCTTTATTAATACCAAATGAAATGTCTTGAAACAAAACACGCTCACCATAAGATTTAGATATATTTTCAACAGAAAGATAATTCACAAATACAAAATTTAGTTTGTACAAAGAAACAAAAAACCCAAGAGTTAACTTGGGTTTTTTACATCATTTGCAAACGAAATCTTTGTGGGGGAATTGGGGGATTTTTTGGGGGATTAATTTCTTGATGTAAAATTACTTCAAATAAGAGTGCTTGTCAATCCCTATAAATAGTGAAATTTTTTAATCCCCATAAATAGGGAGACCTCTCCCTATTTATGGGGAGAAAATATATTTTTTAGCCTTTAAACAATTTTACATTTCTACTATTTAATACTATCTTGCAACTATATATAGATAAAGAATATTTTATGAAGATTATAGTGCCAATGGCAGGTATAGGTTCTCGTTTAAGACCTCATACATTAACAGTTCCAAAACCGCTTACAGTAATTGCTGGTAAGCCAATTGTACAACGTTTAGTAGAAGACATTGCTTCTGTAATAGATGAAGAGATAGATGAAATAGCTTTTGTAATTGGTAGTAGAGCAAAAGGTTTTCCTGCAGATACAGAAGAAAAATTATTAAAAATAGCTGAGGAATTGGGTGCAAAAGGTTCAGTTTATATTCAAGATGTTGCCTTAGGTACTGCTCATGCAATTTACTGTGCAAAAGAATCTTTAAGTGGGCCATGTGTTGTTGCTTACGCAGACACACTATTTAAAGCAGATTTTACATTAGATGTAAATGCAGATGGTGCAATTTGGGTAAGTAAAGTAGATAACCCAAGTGCTTTTGGAGTGGTAAAATTAGAAGATGGTATTATTACTGATTTTATAGAAAAACCAAAAGACTTTGTTTCAGATTTAGCAATTATTGGTATTTATTACTTTAAAAGTGGAGAAAAACTTCTTGAAGAAATTCAATATTTAATTGATAATGATTTAAAAGAAAATGATGAGTATCAATTAACCAATGTCTTAGAATCTTTAAAACAACAGGGAGCTAAATTTATACCAGGAACAGTAAGTACTTGGATGGATTGTGGTAAAAAAGATCCTACAGTAGATACTAATAAACAAACTTTACATTTCGAACACGAAGCTGGTAATAACTTAGTTGCTGATGATGTAGTGCTAGAAAATTCAGAGATAATTCAACCTTGTTTTGTGGGTAAAAACGTTGTGCTTAAAAATTCAAAAATTGGGCCTTATGTTTCAATAGGTGAAAATAGTGTTGTTGAAAATTCAACAATCAATAATTCATTAATTCAAACAAATGTATCGATTTCAAACGCAACATTAGATAATGCAATGATTGGAAATCATGCAAAATATAATGGTGAATATACCTCTGTAAGTATTGGCGATTATACAGAATTAACGTAGATGACAAACATCGAAAATACAAAAACACATAGGCAAGAGAGGCAATTTAATTATTTTAAATTGGCTCTTTTGTCTTTAGCTTTTTGTCTACTTTCGATGACTAGTTTTGGGCAAGACAGTATTCCAGAAAAAGAAGATTTAACTGAAGAAGCAGAGTTAATATTTCAAGCCTTCTTTTTTAAAGCATTATCAGATAAATCAATTGGTAATCATCAAAAAGCAATAGAAAATTTAGAGAGTTGTAATCAGCTTTTAGCGAGTAATACAGCAGTGTATTTTGAGTTTTCTAAAAACTATTTAGCACTTAACAATGTTAATTTGGCCAAAGAATACATTACTAGAGCATTAGAGCAAGAGCCCAATAATGTTTGGATGTTAAAGCATTTGGTAAAAGTATATCAGAAAGAAAATAACTTGAATGATGCAATTCTTACGCAAAAAAAACTGGTAGCTATAAATCCAAAAGAAAGGCCTTTTTTAGTTAGACTTTATCTTTATAACAGAGCTTATGATAAAGCCATTTTATTAATGGAATTGTTAGAAAACGAGAATGCATTAACTGCTGATTTAAAGAGAATAAAACAACGTTTAAACACCAGAAAAGTTCCCGAACAAAAAGCAGTAAAATTAAACGATATTTCTGTTTTAGAAAAAAAATTCCAGCAAGATAAATCTTACGAAACCTTAAAACAGATTTTAAAAATTTCTGAATCTAATACCATCAACCTGTTAAAGTATAGTGAAGAAGGTATAAGTTTGTTTCCTGCACAACCTTTGGTTTATTTAATGAAGGCAAGAGCCTTAAATAATCAGAAAATGTATAAAAAAGCGTTATCTACTTTAAATAATGGTATCGATTTTGTAATAGAAGAAGAAATGGAGGTAGATTTTTATATAGAAATGGCGAATTCATATAAAGGTTTAGGTAACAAAAATGAAGAAAACAAGTATTTGCAAAAGGCGAAACAATTAAAAAGTTAACATGAAGTTTTTTAAATATTTAGTACTTTTTACCATAGTATTTACATCATGTAAATCCAACAAAAATATGATTGATGCAACAGCTGTAGCTAAAAATTTTTCTGCTAAGAAAGTAGCAAGAAAACATATGGCTGCTAATTTTGATAAGCAAACCATAGATGCAAAACTTAAAGTAAATTTTGATAATGGTAAAACAAATCAGAATTTAACTGTAAGTATGAAGATGAAAAAAGATGAAGTAATTTGGTTAAGAGGTACTAAGTTTATAACAGTTTTTAAAGCAGAAATTACACCTACTAAAGTGCGTTATTATTCATCAGTTTTTAAACATTCATTTGAGGGCGATTTTTCTATGCTTAAAGAATTGCTTGGAGTAGAGATTAATTTTGAACAATTACAGAATTTATTTTTAGGGCAAGCCTTGCAAGATGTTACTGCTGAAAAACAAGATGTAAATGTTCTAAACAATAGATATGTTTTAAACCCAGAGCAACAAGCTTTGCTATATAATATTTTTTATACTATAAATCCTGCACATTTCAAGTTAGATAATCAAAGTATTGTAAATGATGAAAAAGGTTTACGTTTAGATATTAAATACCCAAACTATAACTTAATAAATTCGGTAGTTTTTCCTACTGCTATTGAAATTAAAGCTAAAGACAAAAAAAGAATAACTGTAATTAATTTAGAATATAAAACTGTTGAATTTGATACTGACGTTAATATGTCTTTTAATATGCCTGCAGGTTATAAGCAATTAACTTTTTAATGAGGTTTATTAGAATTTACATATTATTTTTCATTGTACTTTTTGCAAGTAGTACTCTCTTTTCTCAAACCAGAAAAGAGTTAGAAAACCAACGTAAAAAATACAAGTCTGAAATTAAACAACTAAATAATTTACTCTTTAAAGAAGTTAAAAAAGAGCGCAATGTTTTAGAAGAATTAAAAGATATTCAGCAAAAAATAGAAGTTAGAAATAAGCTAATAAATACCATCAATTTAGAAGCAAAACTATTGAGTAATGAAATTCGTGAAAACGAAAAACAGATTGCAAAACTCAATAAAAATTTAGCCGATCTTAAAAAAGATTATGGCAATATGATTTACAAATCTTATAAAAGTAAATCACAGCAGAGTAGGGCCATGTTTTTGTTGTCTTCAGAAAATTTTTATCAGGCATATAAAAGGTTAGAGTATATGAAACAATATACATCCTTCAGAAAAAAACAAGGAGAAGAAATCGTTAGTCAGACTGTTTTTATTGGTAAAATGAATGATTCTTTGTTGAATCAAAAACAAATAAAAGATACGCTAATTTTATCTGAAATTAATCAGAAAAAAGCCATAGAATCCGATAAAAATAAGCAAGAAAACTTATTGTCTTTAATTAAAAAGAAAGAGAATAAATATAAAAAGGATTTAAAGAAAACCATTCAAGAAGAGAAAAGAGTTGCTGCTAAGATTGATAAAATTATCAAAGAGGAAATAGAAAGGGCTAATAGATTAGCACTTGCTAAGCTTAAAAATAAACCAAAAACGGTAAAGAAAAATGAGTTTATTTTAAGTCCAGAAGCAAAAGCATTGGCAGCAAGGTTCGATTTAAATAAAGGTAAATTGCCTTGGCCAGTTTCTGAAGGTATTATTGTTAGAAGGTTTGGTGTGCAGCCACATCCAATTTTTCCTGGAATTACGATTAATAGTACAGGTGTGCATTTTGTAACTTCAGAAGGTGGTGAAGCAAAATCAATTTTTGATGGTGAAGTATTTAATGTTCTAATTGGTTCTGGAGGTAAAAAGAACGTTTTAGTTAGGCATGGTAATTACATCACATCTTATAACAACCTTGAAAACTCTTATGTTAAAAAGGGAGATAAAGTAAAAGTAGGGCAGAGCTTAGGTAAAATTTTTACTGATAAAATTAATGGCAAAACTACTTTAGTTTTTGTATTACTTAAAAACACTGTAAAGCTTAATCCTGCTTCTTGGATGCTAAAAAGATAAAATTATCTTAAAATATTTTCTGTGTTAATTTCTATACGAATTGCGTTAAAAAATATCGAGTTCTATTTATAATTTTGGGTAGTTGGTTAATAGTAATCAGCAGAATTAAAAACTATAAAAAAGAACAAAATGGAAAATTTAAACAAAAAACGTGTAGCAATTTTAGCTACAAACGGATTTGAAGAAAGTGAGTTAAGAGAACCTAAAAAAGCTTTATTAGAAGCTGGTGCAGATGTAGATATTGTTTCTTTGGAATCAGGTGAAATTAAATCTTGGAATGATGGTGATTGGTCTGAATCTTATAAAGTAGATAAAACTTTAAACGAAGTTTCTCAAGAAGATTATAATGCCTTGGTTTTACCTGGTGGAGTTATAAATCCTGATGTATTAAGAAGAGAAGAAAGTGCCATTGATTTTATTAGATCTTTTTTTAAAAATCATAAACCTGTTGCAGCAATTTGCCATGCACCATGGTTATTGGCAGAAACAGGAGTTTTAGAAGGTAGAGAAGTAACTTCTTTTAGCTCAATTAAAACAGATATTATAAATGCAGGCGCAATTTGGTCTGATAAAGAAGTGGTTGTAGATGCTGGGTTAGTAACTAGTAGAAACCCTGATGATTTACCAGCATTCAATGCTAAAATTGTAGAAGAAATTTACGAAGGTAAACATGAAGAACAAACTGTATAATAGATAATAGTATACATAAAAAAAGGTGCAATTTTTAGTTGCACCTTTTTTTATTTATGAGGTTTAAACCGAATGTTTTTCTGTAAAATTACGGTGTTTGGTAAGGTAATTAAATCTCCATTTTCTACAGTTAACGTTATAAAAAAGGCGCCAATGTCATTTATAATACCAGTTATATTATTGTCTTTTTCAAGTATGGTAATTGTATCACCTATTTTAACAGGATAATTAATATATAAAATTAAACCTGCTGTAATATTTGATAAAATAGACCATTGAGCGAAAAAAGCAATACCTAAAATGGTTAAGAAAGATGATACATAAACCATCAATTGCTTTTCATCTACACCCCAAATAAAAGCTATTAGAACTATTACTGCAGCATAAACTAAGAAAGTTATAATTCGGTTTACAATTAAAACTCTGGTTTTTTGAAACCCGAATTTAACTCGAATTTTTTTCAAAGAATTCGTAATCATTATTCTAATTATAGAACCTACAACAATAATTATTAGCGATTCAATAATTTTAAAATGATTTAAATATTCTAACATAATTTAAGACTTAAAGAGTGCTTTTAACTCAGTAGCTTCATCTGGTTTCATTTTACCTGCTAAAACTAAACTTAGTTGTTTTCTTCTAAGAGCGCCATCAAAACGAATTTTTTCTAATTCAGTCTCTGGTACTATTTGTGGTATTTGCACAGGCTTACCAGTTTCATCTACAGCTACAAAAGTATAAATACCTTCGTTAACCTTTGTACGCATACCAGATTGTCTATCTTCAATCCAAACATCAACATAAATTTCCATAGAAGATTTAAAGGCTCTAGAAACTTTTGCTTCTAAGGTTACTACACTTCCAACAGGAACAGATTTATTAAATGCAACATGATTTACAGAAGCAGTAACTACAATTCTAGAAGAATGACGTCTTGCAGCAATACTACATGCTCTGTCCATTCTTGCTAACAATTCACCCCCAAAAAGATTATCTAGGTAATTTGTATCTCCAGGTAAAACTAAATCTGTAAGTATTGTTAAAGATTCTCTAGGCGTTTTTGCTTCCATTTTAAAAATTTCTGCAAAGATAAGGATAGCCCTTAAATAAACGTTATTTTTTTACTAATAACCAAGCGTCTTTGCATACAGAATCTTGAATTTTATAAAGTTCATTTATGGCTTCGTTTCTATCAGCAAAACTATTAAAAACTACTTCTGTTAAGCCCCATTTATTTACGCCAATAATTCTAGCTTCATACCCTTCTTTTTGAAGTTGCTTTACCTTTTTTTCTGCATTTGCAGGAAATTGAAATGCACCAGCTACAATATGAAATTGTTTTGCCTTTTCTTTTATAGCATTTAATTCAATAGTTGGTAAAGGATTTGTAATGGTAAACGTAGCAGATTGAATCTTTTTTTCTAATGCCTTTTCTTGAGAAGCTAAAATAGTATTTTGCTTATTTTGTTGATAAAGGTTATTTCCAACAAAACCTAATGTTAATAAAATAGCAGCTGTTGCAGCATACTTTAAAAGTGTAGGTAAAACTTTATTATTTGCTGTATTGGTAACAGTCACTAAAGGTTTTACAATTGCTTGTTTTCTTTCAATTTCTGACGTAACAACAGTAGCCAATCCAAAAGATTCAGCCAAATAGTTTACTTCAGTATTTGGTTCAAAAATTATCTGCTGATTCTCATTTAACCTTAATGTACCAACTTGTGCTAATTCTATTGCATCTTTTTGTAATTGAACCTTCCAATTATTTACTACTGTAGCTAAAGTTTTATTTGCATCTTCAAAAGACATACCTTCTACAGAAGCTATATAATTTGCCAATAAACCATCATTCTCTTTTAAATTGTTATTAAAAGCAATTTGTTTGAATGGTGGTAAGAAATTAGAAGTATGTGAATTATATGTAGCACTCATTCTGTTGGTAATGAAACCACCAAAATTAGGTACAATTACACAGTCATATCTATAAAGTAAGTCTTTGATGTAGTTGGCTAAAATCATATAAACAAATATATAAATTCTACTGAGTTTTAAGAATTAGAGCTGCAAATTTTATCAACAATTATTTTATATATTGGTTCTCAAATTGTTATTGATGAAAGATGAAAAATTACTTGCGGTTTTGCGCTTGCAAAAAAGTAAGGCAATAGGAGATATTCTCTCTAAAAAGTTAATTGCAACTACTGGAGATGTAGAAAAAATATTCGCAGAAAAACCCTCTACTTTAGAAAAAATAAACGGAATTGGTACACATGCTCTAAAGCATTTACTAGATAAAAAGAACTTAATTGCTGCAGAGAATGAACTTAAGTATATAAGAGAAAATAATATTGCTTACACCTATTTTTTAGAAGATGATTATCCTAAGAATTTAACGAATTGTATTGATAGTCCTATTTTAATATTTAAAGATGGTAATATCGATTTTTCTAATAATTCTAAATTTATTTCTATTGTTGGTACTCGAAATATGAGTTCTTATGGAAGTCAGTTTTGCAATCAAATCATTAAAGATTTAAAAGAATATAACCCCGTAATTATTAGCGGTTTTGCTTATGGTGTAGATATTTGTGCTCATAAAGCAGCAATAGATAATGATTTACAGACCATTGCTGTTTTAGCTCATGGTTTTGAGCAGATTTATCCTAAAGTTCATAAAAAATACATTCATCAAGTAAATGAAAAGGGTGGATTTTTAACCGAATTTTGGAGCGAAGAACAACCTTTACGTGAAAACTTTTTAAGGCGAAATAGAATAGTAGCAGGCATTTCTAAAGCTACTATTATAATTGAATCTGCAGAAAAAGGTGGCTCTTTAGTAACAGCAGATATTGCCAATTCTTACAATAGAGATATTTTTGCATTACCAGGCAGAGCAACTGATGTGTATAGTAAAGGATGCAATAATTTAATTAAAAATAATAAAGCAAATTTACTTACTTCTGCAGAAGATATTGTTAAAATGTTAAACTGGGATTTATCATCAACAGAAACAAAACCCATTCAAAAACAACTATTTGTTGATTTAAATGAAAACGAACAAAAAATATACGATTTGCTTTTTGAAAAAGGTCAGAAACTATTAGATGTTATTGCTCTTGAATGTAATATTCCTATTTTTCAAATATCATCTATTCTATTACAGATGGAATTAAAAGGTGTGTTAAGGCCTTTACCAGGCAAAATGTTCGAAATTATTTAAACATTATCTGTATTTTTGAGCTCAATCAATAATTTAAGATGGCAGTAGAGAAGAGGTTGATGTCTAAGAAAAAGCCAGCATTTCCTGTAAATGAAATGCTGAATGCCTATTTAAAAAATTATAAAAGAGATATTAAAATCTCTATTTACTACGAAGATTTATTGCGCTTTCAAGGTTCTGTAACTGTGTATGACAAGAATGATGAAGACACACTTTGGATTCGAACTTATTATTCTGATTCTGATAGAGCAGAAATTGATATGAGTCTAAAAAAAGTTTACACTATGTTACATTCTGATGGTAATGAAGAAACCATTCCGTTTTTAAATGTAGATGCTGTAGACTATTGTACGTTTGGTAATTCGAAACCTTTTCGTATTAAAATTAGAAACATTCTTAATGATAACTTTACCTATTTTTATGTAAAAAAAGCAGATGCTTCACGAATTTACGGCTTAGAATTAGAGCATATTTTATCTCCCTACAGTATGAACTTTTTAGTACATGGAAATACACTTATAGAAGAACATATTGCAGGTATTCCTGGAGATGATTTTATTAGAGATATTTTACCAACGTGTACAGAATCTGAAAAATCGCAAATTGCCAAAGAGTTTGTGAAATTTAAAGAACGTTGTTTGGTAAGGCTTTTAGGAGATATGCGATCTTACAATTACGTAATTACACCTACGCACGATTTTGATCATATTATTTATAAAATTAGAGCTATTGATTTTGATCAGCAGTCTTTTGAAGGGAATTTAAAAGTGTATAATCTGCAGTTCATGAAAGAGAATTTTAAAATGGTAGAAATGGTAAGTAAGAAATTGCAAAACGATTCTATTAGGCAATATAAAATTGAAGAAAGATCTTATATGGCTAAAAGGATGATTACCACACCTAGAAGAACTTTAAGGCTGATAAAATGTATGAAAAATGATTCTATTTCATATCCAGAGAATGTAACTCTTCTTAAAAAACATTTAATACAATATGTTGGAGATGTAAAGTTTAAAGATTGTACAAATATGGGTGAAATTTTAGAAACTATTTTAGCTTTTGTTAAGCGTAATTACTTGGATATAAGTACAAAATAAATAAAGCACAAACCAAGGTCTGTGCTTTAAAACATTTGAAGTTTTATAGGTTTTAAAAAGCTCCAATAAAATGACTTCCTTCAACATTTACTAATTCAGCTCCCTTTGTAACTGCACCAGTTTCTGTGTTGATAACATATATGTTTCCATTTTGGCCAACAGGAGCTTGGGTTACATAAACCTCATTACCATCGATAACAAAACCTTGATATTGAAATAAATAAAAATCAACATCATAAGGTATAGCCGTAATTTTTTGAGCAGTTTTTGCATTTAAATCGGCTAAAGCAAAGTAACCTTGAGCACCAGCAATACCATCTGCAGAATCATTATGTCTGTATGCAATTACTGCTTTACCATCTTCAGTTGGTCTCCAAGCCAAAATATATGCCCCTTCAATACCTAAAGCATCATCTAAATTAAAATCATAAGTATTATCATATTCATTGTTTGCATCAATCTTTAAAATATGAGAACCTTCAGGATCATTTTGATTAGCTTGATACACACTAACATTATATTCAAAAGCATTAATACTTCTGTAGCCATTGGTGTCTCCAAAACCAACTGTTGATGTAATAATAGTAGGGTTAAGTAATGAAGGGTAATCTAAGACAATTGTTTTTGAACCTAGTATTTCATAATCATTTTCTCTTTCTGCTGTTGCAGGATCTACTTTACTTAAACGTGCACCAATATATAATTTGTTACCTGCTGCATTTAAAGTTGGCATATCTATTCTAGAAATATAATAACCCAAAGCTTCTTCTTCTGCAGATAAAGGTATACTAGCTTCTTGAAAGTTTTTAATTATAGAATTCTCTAGGTCTAATGTAACAATTCCCATTGTTGCTTCTGTTCTTAAATATACATCATCAGTATCGTCATTTGGTGTTCCTTTGTCATCAAATTGATTTTCAGTTGAAACGTAAACTGCAGCACCAGTTTTATCTCCATCAAACAATTTAATCCATCTAGGAGCAGTTCCTACATAAGGAGCTATGCTTACTTCAGAACCAGTTGGAGCAAAATCCTGACCACCATTTACAGTGTATTTAGTGTAATTTCCTCCTGTATCACCTGCGTAACTAATGTTAAAAATAGTTGATCCATCCTCTGATGATTGTAGTCTTGCAGTTCTGTTAGAGGGTACAATAAATCCGTTATCAAAAGGAGCTACAGTTTTTGTGGGGTCTTTGGCATCTGAGGCACTTACAGCATAAATTAAAGTACCACCATTTCCATCTCCAGGATTATCTCCCATTTTTGCAGCAGCAATGGTAATCCATCTACCATCTTCTACAGGATCTGTTTCTGGATCTAAGCTTTCATTTACCTCATTATTACATGATAGTAAAACACCTGTTAACAGGGGTATTGATACTAGTGTTCTAAGATTTAAAAAATTACGTCTCATTTTTAGTTGTATTTAAAGTTTATTTATTGAATAATTAAGTTTGAGGTAAAAAGCTCTACCTGGTTTTTGAACCGATAAATTGTCGTAAACAGGTTTGTCTAAAATATTTTTTATGTCGAAACTCATTACGAGTTTTTGATTCGGAAAAGCGTAGCTTAAACCTAAGTCTTGTGCAAGTTGCTGAGGTATTTTAAAAAAATCGTCACCTACTGTATTTGAGCCTTGAGGAACCAAGTACGAAAATTGATCTGTAAAGTATATGTTGTAAAAAAGGTTTAGTCTTGCTTTTTTGCGAATGACATCTTTAAATGAATAGCGTAAGCTACCATTCATAGTAAAAAAAGGAGTATTGGGCACATCTATTTCTACACCATTGTTAATCAGTTTTAAATCGAAACGAGATATATTAAAATTTAAACCAAAGTTGTTTTTATAATTGTAGTTTAATTGTGCATCAAAACCCTTAGATGTTCCACTACCTTGATTTACATAAACAATTAATTCATCATTAATATTGGTTGAGTTTTCTATGGGTAGGCCAATTCTATCTTTTAAATTTCTAGTAAATAAATTGGTAGATAGGGTGAAATTGTGATTGTTAAAATGGAAGGTTCCTAACCTGAAACCTAAGTTAAAATTATTACTTTGTTCTGGATTTATACTTGGGTTTGCAACCACATTATCTCCATCATTACCAAAAACCTCAGTTTCATTTGGCAAACGAATGGCTTTCTCTGCAGAGGCCAGTAAAGTAATTTTTGGATGAACTGTATAAGAAATTGCAAAACCATAACCATTAAGAGTTTTGTTGCTGCTTATAATTTCATCTATAATTTTATCATTGCCATTTTCATCTTCTGCAATTGCAGGATCTAGGTTTACTGTGTTCTGTTGATAATGTTTACCAAATAAATTGGCTTTAAGTCTATTTTTGAATGCATTGATTTCATAGGTAATTGAATAAATATTTTTTCTTAATTCTCTTGACCCTATAAATGTGTTTTCTAATACAGATCTTAAGGCATCACTATCTTGCCTATCAATTCCACTATACAAATGGTTAGCCAAAACTTTATGGTTTTTATCAAATGTGTAAGAAATTCCTGTTCGAAAAGAAGCAACATCTCTATTTATTTTAGCCAAAGTTGGTCCTCCTTCTTGTTGAGATCCCCAAGAATATTCAAATTCATTTCCTCTAAAATCTATAGCTCTATTGCCATTCCAGCTATAGGCAGCAGCAACAGTGTCGTTAAGCATTCTATTTCGCTTACCATATAAACCATGAATGTTTATCTCTAAACCTCTAGTAAGAAAATTTTTCTTTTGATAGGTTATGTTGGCGAGTATTGCATCAG contains the following coding sequences:
- a CDS encoding DUF4292 domain-containing protein produces the protein MKFFKYLVLFTIVFTSCKSNKNMIDATAVAKNFSAKKVARKHMAANFDKQTIDAKLKVNFDNGKTNQNLTVSMKMKKDEVIWLRGTKFITVFKAEITPTKVRYYSSVFKHSFEGDFSMLKELLGVEINFEQLQNLFLGQALQDVTAEKQDVNVLNNRYVLNPEQQALLYNIFYTINPAHFKLDNQSIVNDEKGLRLDIKYPNYNLINSVVFPTAIEIKAKDKKRITVINLEYKTVEFDTDVNMSFNMPAGYKQLTF
- a CDS encoding lipopolysaccharide assembly protein LapB, with translation MTNIENTKTHRQERQFNYFKLALLSLAFCLLSMTSFGQDSIPEKEDLTEEAELIFQAFFFKALSDKSIGNHQKAIENLESCNQLLASNTAVYFEFSKNYLALNNVNLAKEYITRALEQEPNNVWMLKHLVKVYQKENNLNDAILTQKKLVAINPKERPFLVRLYLYNRAYDKAILLMELLENENALTADLKRIKQRLNTRKVPEQKAVKLNDISVLEKKFQQDKSYETLKQILKISESNTINLLKYSEEGISLFPAQPLVYLMKARALNNQKMYKKALSTLNNGIDFVIEEEMEVDFYIEMANSYKGLGNKNEENKYLQKAKQLKS
- a CDS encoding sugar nucleotidyltransferase produces the protein MKIIVPMAGIGSRLRPHTLTVPKPLTVIAGKPIVQRLVEDIASVIDEEIDEIAFVIGSRAKGFPADTEEKLLKIAEELGAKGSVYIQDVALGTAHAIYCAKESLSGPCVVAYADTLFKADFTLDVNADGAIWVSKVDNPSAFGVVKLEDGIITDFIEKPKDFVSDLAIIGIYYFKSGEKLLEEIQYLIDNDLKENDEYQLTNVLESLKQQGAKFIPGTVSTWMDCGKKDPTVDTNKQTLHFEHEAGNNLVADDVVLENSEIIQPCFVGKNVVLKNSKIGPYVSIGENSVVENSTINNSLIQTNVSISNATLDNAMIGNHAKYNGEYTSVSIGDYTELT
- a CDS encoding ABC-F family ATP-binding cassette domain-containing protein: MNYLSVENISKSYGERVLFQDISFGINKDQKIAFVAKNGTGKTSILNIIAGLDSSDTGQIVSRKGISIAYLAQNDDLNPDLTIEETIFDTDNKILSVIKQYESALKNPDDAEAYQAAFDLMDQFNAWDFETQYTQILSKLKLEDLSQKISSLSGGQRKRLSLAIVLISKPDLLILDEPTNHLDLEMIEWLEDFFAKEKITLFMVTHDRYFLERVCDEILELDHGKIYKYKGNYSYYLEKKEERIQLEKVTTEKAKNLFKKELDWMRKQPKARTTKSKSRIDDFYQIKEKAHQRRKDHKVQLEINMERLGSKILELHKLKKSYGDKVILDGFDYVFKRGERIGIIGKNGTGKSSFLNIITQKNPVDGGKVVVGETVKFGYYTQSGINIKEGQKVIEVIKEFGEFIPLTKGRKISASQLLERFLFDKKKQYDFVEKLSGGEQKRLYLCAVLIQNPNFLILDEPTNDLDVVTLNVLENFLLDYPGNLMVVSHDRYFMDKIVDALFVFRGDGIVENFPGNYSDFRAYENSNPYEQEVSENIKAVSKTNTTKSSKSTLSYNEKREFGALEDEIQRLQNQKERIEKQFLNVEIAEENIAKKSEELQQIINDLEQKEERWLELSLKLED
- a CDS encoding type 1 glutamine amidotransferase domain-containing protein, with protein sequence MENLNKKRVAILATNGFEESELREPKKALLEAGADVDIVSLESGEIKSWNDGDWSESYKVDKTLNEVSQEDYNALVLPGGVINPDVLRREESAIDFIRSFFKNHKPVAAICHAPWLLAETGVLEGREVTSFSSIKTDIINAGAIWSDKEVVVDAGLVTSRNPDDLPAFNAKIVEEIYEGKHEEQTV
- a CDS encoding murein hydrolase activator EnvC encodes the protein MRFIRIYILFFIVLFASSTLFSQTRKELENQRKKYKSEIKQLNNLLFKEVKKERNVLEELKDIQQKIEVRNKLINTINLEAKLLSNEIRENEKQIAKLNKNLADLKKDYGNMIYKSYKSKSQQSRAMFLLSSENFYQAYKRLEYMKQYTSFRKKQGEEIVSQTVFIGKMNDSLLNQKQIKDTLILSEINQKKAIESDKNKQENLLSLIKKKENKYKKDLKKTIQEEKRVAAKIDKIIKEEIERANRLALAKLKNKPKTVKKNEFILSPEAKALAARFDLNKGKLPWPVSEGIIVRRFGVQPHPIFPGITINSTGVHFVTSEGGEAKSIFDGEVFNVLIGSGGKKNVLVRHGNYITSYNNLENSYVKKGDKVKVGQSLGKIFTDKINGKTTLVFVLLKNTVKLNPASWMLKR